TTGTTCCAATCTATAAAACAACAAAACATGAAGTATGTGCTATCTGGAGTTGTCCTGAAAAGAAGATATAATTCCAGCTGTCAGTACGATGACAGAGATGACAAGGCTGAACTTATTTCTACATATATTTAGTAGTTCCGATGTAATATACCCGCGTATCTGTTGTGGAGGAATCGTCTAAGATCCTTGCTTCAGATTTCTCGTTCGAGTAACTACCAAACAAGAAGACACAGTTTAGTAATCTTGCATGCATAATGAAGTTTGGTAGCATGAGTAATTTTGTGAAATCAAATATGAAAGCACGATCAGGCTTACGTTGACAAGATGGTGACCCAGATTATCTCGACACAGTCGACCCAGAGAAGTCTATGTTCGACAGGAACCACACCATATGTAATTAAGTGTGCGAATGGCCACAGCTTCCATCCAGCCTGCAATTACAATTTAGATAGATCAACACTTTCAGCTTTGTAACAATGAGTAGCAAGATAAATAAAATGGGCAAAAGGTAATATACAATACTCTTATATTGCGGTACAACTAATCTTATCAATCACATTGCACTTTGTTTCCATTTTCACTCATCCACATCCCCAAATTCTTTCACAATGGTGTATCAGATCAGATTTTTATGTATCTGCACCTTATTTAGTTAATTTACACCCGTTAACACACACCTGTAGTTTCTAGTGTACCTAACTAAAAGGCCTGAAGAAAATCCTACGTGTCAATAAATGAAGAATGAAGAGGCAAAATGCATCTCAGCGCTGTATTAATTCGTTCTGCGCTCTACATTTTCTAACTGAATAACCGGTACGTAGTATACCATGAACCTAACATACAGTCCCAGTGTCCAAAGATACTTAGTTTGGCACAACCACGTACATAGGCATAATTAATAATTCACAATTCAAAAGATGACTGATGCTTACAGTAAGCATGGGGAAGAAGGTGGACTTGAGCTCGCTGAATATGGTGGACGGAGATTCCCACCGAAGGAATCCCAAGGCGACGAAGTAGATGGTGTTCCACAGCCCAGACCAAGCTGTCTGATCAAATGCAGCCTTGACAGGTACAGCCCACCAATCCTTGCACGGAAACACCGACTGATGCAAGAAAGTGGATGCATTCATGTCAGTTACCTCATCAACATCACATAAACTTGTACGGGTGAGCTAAGTATGTATGACCACAATGGGTACCTCGCAGAGATTGTAGTAGTAGTGGGAAAGAGATCCCTGAAGGGTGAACCCTATGAGGCCAGACCGGAACATGCGAGCACGGTCAAACTCGAAGATGGGCTTCCCTTCGCAACACTGTAATATATAGCAGGGGCAACACAAACAACAAGAACATAATTAGGTATTGCAGCAGCAGAAAGGGGATGTAAAACAGTGAGTCAGCGAGGGGGAATTGGACTGGCACGCACCTGGGCTATCCAGTCGCCGAGGGAATAGACGATGCCACTGATCATCATCTTAACAAGAAGCGGATTGGCCTTGAGGGCCTCCTCGTACGCCGACCAGTTGTGCTGTGGCATGTACCGCAGGATCTCCAAGATAGTCCACCCCTGCACCAAATCCAATCCAAGCAAGAAAACAAATGTTAATCATCACGAACGAACCCCCAAAATCGAGATTATGGCTAGTTATTAGCAGAAGAGAAGAGGCAGTTTTGGCTGGTATCAATCGAGGAGGTCCTTACATGCCAGTAGTCCTGGTCGACGGTGAGGAGCTTGGTGAGCGCGAAGGTGATGGCGCCGAGCACGATGGCCGCGTTGATGCCGCGGTCGAGCATCGtgtggccgccgccgcctccgctgccgccAGGGGCGCCCTGGAAGGCGAGGCCCTCCGGCAGCTCCTCGAGCAGCCCCGCCGGCACCAGCCCGTCCAGCTCGccggccggctccgccgaggcacAGGCGCGGCGGAGGCGCCTGGAGGTTCCCGCCAGGCGGACGAGAGACGGCGCGGCGGTGTAGGCGGAGAGGGGGTTGCAGGGGAGCCGCCTGCATGCGGGGGAGAAGGCCACGGACGCCGCCATCGCTGCTGCTCTAGCCCCGACGCCACcacacgcacgcgcgcgcgcgctgAGGCTGGTTGGCTCTCAAAAAAAAGACATTGGTGTTTTAGCCTTTGCTTCCGACCGATGCTTTTCTTTTCGCGCGGTTTTATCCGCCGGGGCTGCGGGGCGGGTGTCTGCGACCGCGTGAAGCTTGTGGATCTCTCGCGGCCGCTCCATCCTGTGGAGGAGCGGAGTCGGCAGCTTCCTGCGTGCCGGCCCGCGGTGGTCTCATTTCCCGATCGACGATTTTGTGGTGGAGGTGCGTGTTGAACTCGGCCAAACCACGAGGTCCACGACAGGGTATCCAGGATACGTACGTGGAGAGATGGAGCCCGGTGGAGATTCCACGCCTCCGGTGCCTGCTTCTGTGGCCATTCTCTTCTCCGTCTCATAAATTGATTTTCCCCGTGTTGGAAAACCTACATGACATGTTTTCGTCTTTTTTGTGTGGCCAATATGTTGTGGAAGAGAGAGAGGCCTTGGCCAATATGTTGTGGCGCATCACCAGCCAGCGGttctcactggtagaaaaaaggcctttagtcccggttcgcaaaggcctttagtcccggctgtgcaaccgggactaaatatgcgcgactaaagacccccctccccttagtcgcgcctcttacgaaccgcgactaaaggctttagtcccggttctcgtggctaaccgggactaaaggaccgtccacgtgggcgccaggggtccgtcggagcggaggacctttagtcccgattctcgtggctaaccgggactaaaggcctcctccgcaggtttagggttttagcccccctaaacctggtttctttttaatttgtagtgttttattttttatatattttattttgtgttttattttgattttgatgaagtttcagtacacatattctacgctactatatacatgcatatgaaatttcaaacaagaagaattcaagaggaatatataatatatattcaatctcgggtgaccatatacaacttcgaacaagtttccatacacaattaggatggatgaccatatacaacttcgaacaagtttcaatcttgggtatgcatataaatttcttcgtcctcggtatagtgttctcctttaggattgatgacttccctcatgaaaaatcctgctaattcatcttgaattggttggaagcgagcttctggactaagcctcctccgcaagttatccgtcgccttccgcacgctatccgatgccttccgctcagaggtgtgtctccggatgttctcacaaacatagtatccacatagattggtccccggtggctgcttatccacattaactaaccttctaaaatctcgctcatgtttgaattcaccgacaatttcttctgagaaccgtctccaaaccctacagggcaaagaaaattaaatgaacaagggagttattagttacttgatattaggaaatgaacgaaagagaccgatcgatatagagctcaaatgattgaaaataattacttttgcagcatttttctcatgtcggtccaacgctttggatccgaatccatagagtccatgattagaactctggaggtatgaagttcaatatttagtagaatccagtggaacctgcggacacgttacatgcacagtcatgcataactcatcgattagacataccatgcatggagtaaacaaaagagaatgggcacaagagagaaacactcacccaaaatggtaaggaaatagaatatgacttttgagttgatgctttctaagaaacttgtacaagtctttctccacgtcttcggggtgatgttgtaacacatgtccattaacgatatgtgggtcaatgaacccaacatcatggatgtttcttattttgcattcc
This region of Triticum aestivum cultivar Chinese Spring chromosome 2D, IWGSC CS RefSeq v2.1, whole genome shotgun sequence genomic DNA includes:
- the LOC123055311 gene encoding protein SYM1; the encoded protein is MAASVAFSPACRRLPCNPLSAYTAAPSLVRLAGTSRRLRRACASAEPAGELDGLVPAGLLEELPEGLAFQGAPGGSGGGGGHTMLDRGINAAIVLGAITFALTKLLTVDQDYWHGWTILEILRYMPQHNWSAYEEALKANPLLVKMMISGIVYSLGDWIAQCCEGKPIFEFDRARMFRSGLIGFTLQGSLSHYYYNLCESVFPCKDWWAVPVKAAFDQTAWSGLWNTIYFVALGFLRWESPSTIFSELKSTFFPMLTAGWKLWPFAHLITYGVVPVEHRLLWVDCVEIIWVTILSTYSNEKSEARILDDSSTTDTRDNSR